CAATGCCGAGAAATCTCATGCGTTCCAGCAGAGGCGTTGTTGGATCCTGGGCCTCCTGAAGTACGCGCCGATTAAATTCAACCCAACTCAAATCACGATTAACGTAGTTACCTGTTTTGACGTCTCTATGCATGTATGGCCTCCGAATGTGTTGCATATCTATTCTTGGTTAGAAGTTCTCCTATAATTGTACTATTCGTAATCAACATCAAGCGTCAGCGCAGTGTAAACGCTACGTAAAATTTATGTAAATGATACCTCATGGGCGCAACTTTTTCCATCCCTTTACAAAGGTCAATAGACAGAGTAAAGTGAAGTACAGTGTGATTTGGTCCGGTTGCTTGTTCTCATTCCAAATATAGTTGATCAAAGGAGTATATAATGAAATCCAACAAACCTAGAACATTACAAAAAAATATAGAGTTTTTCACGGCTGCACTATCCCAATGTATGGTAAGCGCATGGCAGGAAGACCCGGCTGGCGTCTATTGCGAGGTCGGTTGTGGCATTGTGGAGCGGATCAGTGAAGACAGCGTGCGCATTCGAAACAATGACGGAACCAAGAGCCATTATGCACGAGATATCACGATGTTCCAGACTGAAAAATAATTTGGCTTAAATACGAAAAAAAGACTAGCTTTCCGAAACAAGGTGTTGTATACTCTTGCCACAAGGAAAGGAGGTGCGTCAACATTTCTAATGTCATGTTGAACGTGTCCCTTACCCGATCCACTAGCTCAAATTAAAAGAGTCTGGTGGAGGCGCGGGATACGGATCAATGTTTCAAAAAGCGCCACGGGTAGAAAAGCCGTCTTCGGACGGCTTTTTGTTTTCTCATTTTCTGTAGAGAGGTTGAGAAAACACCCAAAATATTGGAAATAGACCCTTTAGTAGAGCAAACCAGGATGGCTATAATGAAGATGCAACTCAACCTAAATCCGAGGAGGCATCTTGTAATGTTCAAAAATGTAAGGGGTTTCAAGATATCCATCATGTTGGCTTTTGTTTTGTTATTCACCTCCATCATGTTGCCCGCAGGTCAGCATGCTAGCGCAGCACCAAGTTTCGCCAAAGGAGCCGACATCAGTTGGGTTCCCGGAATGGAAGCTCAAGGCTACAAATGGAAAGATAAAAACGGCGTACAGCGCGACATCATTGATATTTTGAAAAAAGACTATCAAATCAACTCCGTTCGCATTCGGGTATTCGTTAATCCTTCGAATGATTATGGGAACGGTTACATGAATAAGGATCGTGCGGCTGCACTCGCACAACGTGCCAAGAATGCTGGCATGAGTGTAATGCTTACCCTGCACTACAGCGATTCCTGGGCAGACCCTGGTCAACAAACCAAACCAGCTGCCTGGAAAAACTATACGTTCCAACAGCTCATGGATGCGGTATGGAACCACACTCGTGAAGTTATGACGGCGATGCAAAGCAAAGGCGTTACCCCGGACTGGGTACAGATCGGTAATGAAACAAGCAACGGCATGTTATGGGAAGATGGTAAAGCATCCACCAACATGAAAAACTATGCGTGGCTGGTGAATACAGGCCATAACGCAGTGAAATCCCTGAGCAGCGGTACCAAAACCATTGTGCATCTGGCAGGTGGAGATGATAACGCCCTCTATGTATGGAACATTGGTGGTCTGATTAATAACGGAGCTAACTTTGACATGATTGCCATGTCTCTCTATCCTTCAGCTTCCGGCTGGAACACCGCTGTGACAAATACGGTAAACAACGCAAAGGATATGATCAACCGTTATGGCAAAGAGATCATCATCTCCGAAATTGGCATGGACAATAACCAGGCAGCCGCTGGTAAAAGTTTTGTTGCCGCGATGAAAAACCAAATCCGCAATCTGCCAAATGGCAAAGGTAAAGGTGTATTCTACTGGGAGCCTCAGGCTACACCAGGTTATAACAGTGGATATGGTAAGGGCGCTTGGCAGTCGAATATGATGCCAACTGTTGTCATGGAAGGATTTATTGACTAGGTACGGTGGGTAGAAGTGTATTGGTGGGAGCAGTGGTGGGCGTTCCGGGGTCGGATCGTTCTTATGATCGCTGTTATCCCCAGATTTTTATGAATTCCCCTTATTGGGGGAAAATCCGGGGATAAAGGCGAACGCTCCGCTTCTTCAGAATCGATTCCGCCCCCTCCACTACGTTGCTGCTCCTTGAGACACTTCTAAAACCGTGTGTAGGCAAGTTATTAGGGTAATGAAGAGCGGAAGGCGCTATTCCTGGTGGGAGTAGCGCCTTTTGTGTGTTTGCGGACAGCGTGCTGGGCGCTCGGGGGCGGATCGTTCTTATGATCGCTGTTATCCCCAGATTTTATGAATTCCCCTGATAAGGGGAAAATCCGGGGATAAAGGCGACCGCTCCGCTTCTTCAGAATCGATTCCGCCCCCTCCACTACCTTGCTGCTCCTGATCGGGCACTCCTAAAGCGTGTCGCAATCAATCGAGGAGGGGTTCATCACTCGGGCTGGAGACTGATGTTCTTTTGGCTTACATATGAATATAATAAGTTTATTGAGATAACACATAGGATCAACTTCTAATTGGAGAGGAGGCATAAGGATGAGTTTTTTAAAAGGGATCGGTCAGTTAGCTGGGGAAGTTACCGGAAAAGTGTTGGGCGGCAGCGTGAGGGTTGTTGGTGAAATCGCGGGAAGCCCCTTTATCAAAGAAATCGGAAACGGCGTAGAGAAAGCTACGATTAATACAGGCAAAACCGTTGGACAACTGGCTAGTGGTACATATGATCTTGCCAGTGGTGCAATTCGAAAAGATGATACCGCCATAGACGCGGGGCTTGCCGATATTGGAGGTGCTGTAACCAATACTGCAAAAGGTGTAGCGATATCAGCCAAGTATGTATATAACAGCGGTAAAGATGTTGTTGTGGGCATGAAAGAGGAAGATAAGGACAGAGTCAAGCTTGGTGCCAAGAATCTTTTAGCTGCTGCTGCGGTAACAACACTCGCTGTCGGTTTCATTGATGCAGTTGATGGTGCTGAAGGTGTAGATACGTAGGATTTGGTTTAGATCACCAGTAACACAACAACTGAAGAAATACAGCCTAGCAGGGCAACCAAAATATGGAGACAACTAAATGAGATTTTTTCAAGTAAAATCCGTTGTCTCTTTTGAATTAAACACGAGTAGATGAACACTGTTATCACAACGGGCAGATATAAATGAAGATCCGGACCATCCGTGCTCGGTAATAGTTTATTAATATATCCACCTATCGTCTCGTTGACCATCATGAAACCATATATACTACCGATTATCGCTGAAACTGCAAACTGAAATAGTATCTGAACTACAGCCTTCTTTACAAAGAATGGATCACGTTTGCGGTAACTGTTATTAACCATCATATATCTGTCGCCTCCTCGTTTTTCTATTACTCTTTTTGGTTACTATTTTTGATTACTACTCCTGTATTTTACCATAACGTTGATCAGCCTTCCTTTTTAGTTTTTATCGACCTATCACTCCCCCACAAACAAAAATTGCCCTCTCCACCTCATTGGCAGAAAGGGCAATTATGGCGATACCAGATACCTCTGTTCAGCTTACCTTAGCGAGTCTCGTAGCACGTATCGATGCGGTAGCGTATACGATGAGCGCTGTCCAGATGAGTGCGAAACCAACGAGCAGAACTGGCGAGACCGTTTCCTTGAACACAAACACACTCAGGATCAGCATGATTGTCGGCCCAATATACTGTACGAAGCCTAGTGTGGACAATGACATTCGAGCAGCCGCCCGTGCAAAGAACAGCAGCGGCAGCGCCGTCACCACGCCGGAAAGCAGCAGTTCGAAGAACATCGGTGCAGGCAGCGTCCATGCTGTTGCTTTTCCTACAACGGCCAAGTAGATCCAGTAGCCGAGTGCGACGGGCAGAACTACAGCTGTCTCCGAAAATAACCCCACTGAAGCGTCTTGTTTGATCTTCTTCTTTGCCAGACCGTACAAGCCAAATGACACGGCCAGTGAGATTGCAACCCATGGGAAACGTCCGTAGTCGATAGCGATGATAAGCACCGCGACACCAGCGATGGCAATCGCGAGCCATTGTCCACGGTTTGGCTTTTCATGAAGGAAGACAACTGCCAGTAACACGTTCAGCAACGGGTTTAAATAATAGCCCAGACTTGTCTCAACGACATGACCGTTGTTAACCGCCCAGATGAAGATAAGCCAATTAATAG
This Paenibacillus xylanexedens DNA region includes the following protein-coding sequences:
- the rarD gene encoding EamA family transporter RarD; amino-acid sequence: MNSGLINAIIAYIMWGVLPLYWKLFENVPAGEILSHRVVWSFVFMGIFVAVQRRWSDMKRILTSRSTLLSLTASGLLIAINWLIFIWAVNNGHVVETSLGYYLNPLLNVLLAVVFLHEKPNRGQWLAIAIAGVAVLIIAIDYGRFPWVAISLAVSFGLYGLAKKKIKQDASVGLFSETAVVLPVALGYWIYLAVVGKATAWTLPAPMFFELLLSGVVTALPLLFFARAAARMSLSTLGFVQYIGPTIMLILSVFVFKETVSPVLLVGFALIWTALIVYATASIRATRLAKVS
- a CDS encoding glycosyl hydrolase 53 family protein, producing the protein MFKNVRGFKISIMLAFVLLFTSIMLPAGQHASAAPSFAKGADISWVPGMEAQGYKWKDKNGVQRDIIDILKKDYQINSVRIRVFVNPSNDYGNGYMNKDRAAALAQRAKNAGMSVMLTLHYSDSWADPGQQTKPAAWKNYTFQQLMDAVWNHTREVMTAMQSKGVTPDWVQIGNETSNGMLWEDGKASTNMKNYAWLVNTGHNAVKSLSSGTKTIVHLAGGDDNALYVWNIGGLINNGANFDMIAMSLYPSASGWNTAVTNTVNNAKDMINRYGKEIIISEIGMDNNQAAAGKSFVAAMKNQIRNLPNGKGKGVFYWEPQATPGYNSGYGKGAWQSNMMPTVVMEGFID